The Triticum urartu cultivar G1812 chromosome 5, Tu2.1, whole genome shotgun sequence genome contains the following window.
gttgtatataacttgaaccttaatttaattaaaatgaatcaacagtgtgagttaccatgatggtctcttctcggcggagtccggaaagtgaacacggaGTTGGAGTAATACttgcgcaggttgccctctagtttctcgctcgcgctttgcctcctcttctcgctctcttttgcgaacaggatagccaccatttatgctagtcgcttgttgcagctccacatatacttaccttgccatacctattaagcttaaatagtcttgatcgcgagggtgcgagattgctgagtccctgtggctcacagattactattacaccagatgcagggcctgatgattccgctccaggtgacgcgcttgagctcaagtgggagttcgacgaggactctcaacgatactatatttcttttcctgatgatcagtagtggtgcccagttgagggtgatcgggaccgtgtcgcatgttggttatcttttattttggcgccgtagtcgggccatgagtgtttggttgatgtaatgttattcatgtccttgattgacgtggcgagtgtaagccaactatgttatctccccttttattatctatatattacatgggatgttgtgaagattgcctaacttgcgacatatgccttcaatgcgattatgcctctaagtcgtgtctcgacacgtgggagatatagtcgcatcgagggtgttacacccaCGAGCTCACAGTTTGCCGACATCTTCATCAAAGGGCTCCCGACGCATCTCTTAGATGATTTTCGTACCAGTCTTAACGTCGGCGAACCCCACATTGCGACTGCGGGGGGGTGTTCGACAGCATCTTCAGGTCGTCCCTCGGGTGGCTAacggcctcatctcccactcccGCACGTCTCCAACAACCTAGTGCAGGTCGTGCGCTACCTAGTCCAGGTCATGCGCCTTGTGCGTCCTCTCCTGCAGGGACTGCAGTTTGTACTCTCCTCCCCCCTCTGTACTTCTGTTGTAACCATATAAGCCCATCAAGACCGGCAATACAGAGTGTGCGAAGAGTTTCACAACACAACTCTTGGGCGCTTGTCGATGataagcttgcatgcctgcaggtcgactctagaggatccccgggtaccgagctcgaattcgccctatagtgagtcgtattacaattcactggccgtcgttttacaacgcgGGCGATATGGACATTAAGGAGGAAAGCAATACATGAAGATATTTTTCAAAGTCCACAAGCTACCCAGGGTTTTATAGATAGATATATTTCAGAGCTACAGGTACTAAAGGATGCGAGACCAGCACAAAACTCACACCAAGCCAGTGCACCAAGAGGCGAGCGGAGACAGAAGGTGCCACCTACGGGTTTTGTAAAAATACGTGTTGACGCAGGAGTGTCCACACCATCTAGATGTGGTACAACGACAACAGTGTGTAGAGACGACCAAGGTAACTACTTGGGAAGTTCATCGTTGGTGATACATGGCATCCGTGATTCAACTATACTTGAATCCATTGCGTGCAGGGAGGCACTTTCTCTGGCAGACGATCTGCTCTTGCAGAACTTCATTATTACTTCAGATTCCAAGCAAGTTGTAGAAGACATCCAAAAGGGCTCAGAAGGAAGATACGGTAGTGTCATTAGTGAGATTAAGCTTCGTGATACTTGTTTTAGTTGTAATTTCATTTTTGAAGATCGAGAGAGAAATAAACAGGCTCACAATCTAGCTAAGCTTTCCCATTCTTTAGGTCAGGGACGCCACGTGTGGTTTGTTCAACCCCATCATCCGAGATGTATTCCACACTCCGtggcatttgatcaataaaattTAGCTTTACCCCTAAAAAACCCAAATATTAGTACCACCTCAGATAGCAAAAATAATTATATATGGTGGACGGACTAAGAATTCGAAGAAACGCACCGTCCTTTATTATTATTAGGTATAGATTTGCTTCTATGtgtttttatttgttttctttgttttttaaaatatattttattttataCCCTTTTAGAATACATGTCTATGTTTTAATACGTGTTGTAAAAAAATTGTATACATGCGACATATTATTTGATATACATCGACCATTTTTCCAATACATGATGAACATAAATGTTTGAAGATTTTTTTTGTATACATGCTAAACATTTCAAATACACGTTGAATATATTCTAAAATGATACAAACATTTTTTCCAAATGATGTGTATAAGATTTTTTTTTACAAATGTCACGAAGTCTTTTCAAACTTGTGAACAATTTTTAAATGTCAAGAACATATTTTGAATGGTATGATGTTTTTTTAAAACTACACGAGCATTACCTTACATTATATAAAAAATTCTTAACTGTCACCGACATTTTTTGAATGGAGCAAAACATTTTTTAAACCATGCAATGTTTTTGAATGGCACAGAACATTTTTCCTAAAttatgtgaacatttttttacaGTGTATtagcattttataaaaatgtcgTGAACATATTTTGAATATGACAAACTTTTTTATGaatgcatgaacattttttaaatgactgatattttttataatttaaataaaatatgtgtcctttccAGAATATACTAAATAAAAAACAAGAAAATGTGCGCTAGTGAGCCAACGCTCCTCTCGTGTTGGGCCGGCCAGGGAGAAGTTGAGGCCGGGGAGGCGCGGCGAGACTATGAAGGATCAAGATGATGTGGTGTCCCGGTTACTCGAATGTGTTCATAGATGTAGGTTGTGCATGCGTGCATTCATAATGATGAGtttatgtgtgtatatatatgaGTGTCTGCGTCTGTATTGTATTAAAGAATTGTAGACCGTTTCAGATTACATGTGAAAGTAACCATTTTTGCATACAAGAAGACAGAGATTTGGGCATGTAATATAAATTTGATTTAAATTGATGTTGTAAGTCCCTGTTTCTTTCGTGGACTACACCCCAAACTCCACGGTCCATGACCATTTCCAAATTCTCAGCCCCACTCATAGAGACACATAACACACGACCTTCGACAATTTTTTTCTTCAAAACACAATGGCTAAAAGTCAATCGACTGGCTTTAGCTTTTGGGTTAGTTGATTTTGAGAAGGGCAGAGAAGTTCGTcggagggaggctggagggaatgaaggagaaggaaggagctCATTGGAGGGCTACCCCATCACCTATCATTGACGGAGGGAGTGGGGGTGGCAGCACGATGGTGGTGCAAATTCATCGGGGAAAATTTTCGTCAACGCTGGGGCCAGATGGATGGTTGGGGAGCGGCAACACGACGATGGCCCGTGGGTGGGGGAGGGCGGTGCGGCTAGGCTGCGCGGGAGCGCCGCAGCGGTGAAAGTTGGCAGATACGGGGGCGGAAGCAGATGAAGAAAAAAGAAAGCGAGAGGTTGAAGATAATAATCTCGCCATCCATTTTACAGCCGACGGCCCTGAACCCAAATTCGTTTTTTAGTGACTTGCATCTAGCCATCCCCTTTTCAAAAAGATTCCTCGCCGCGCCCAAAACGATGGAATTGGCCGTGACACAAATCCAAACGCCCAAAAAATACAAAACAAAAGCAGAGGGATACAGAGAAACCACCCACCCCGCAAAATTCCCAAACCTCCATCCAACCAACTCAGCCGCCCGGCTCGAACCCCAGCGCCCCGATGGACGACCAGCAGGCCCAGGATCTCGTCAAGGAGCTCGTCCTCCGCCTCGCCCCCGCCGAATCCGGCGGCGGGGGCCGCGACGCGGGCGGCGCGCTGCGGTTCGCGCACCGGCTGCTCTCCAGCCGCCTCGCCCCCGCCGTCctccccgacgagcacgcggtcGCGGAGGCCATcaagcgccgcctcgccgcctccggccgccccGACGACGCCCTCGCCTTCGCCGACCTCCACTCCAAGCTCTCCGCCCGATCCCGCCCCGCCTCGCTCTGGCCCCTCCTCTACCTGCTCGACTCGCTCTCCTCCCACCGCCGCggggccgccgccgcctcctcctgccTCCCCAACCTCCCCACCGCCGCGCCGCCGGCGGCCGGGGGCAAGCAGGCCTCGCGGGCGCCCGGCACGCCGGCCGGTGGCGTGGTGCTGGTCTCCAAGGATCCGGACAACATCCGCGAGATCGCGCTGCGGGAGTACACCGAGCTGGTCCTCGACGAGACGGAGGTGTCGGAGGCCGCGCTGGTGCGCGACGTGCTCTACGCCTGCCAGGGCATTGACGGCCGGTACGTCCGGTATGACAAGGGCAGCGACGCCTACGACCTGCCCGATGGCGTCCGCGTGCCCCGCTCCACTCGCACCCTGGTACGCAAGCTGTGTGAGGTCGGGTGGCTGTTCCGCAAGGTGCGAGGCTTCATTTCCGACAATGTAAGCCGCTTGCCCTCTCATGCCGCCACCGAGGTAGGCACTGTTGCCCAGGCCTTCTGCTCAGCTCTACAGGAGGAACTATCTGATTATTACAAGCTGCTTGCCGTTCTAGAGTCATACTCGTTAAATCCAATTCCAACACCTGGATCTGATTCGGGTGTGTCAGGCAATTACCTCTCACTGCGGCGCCTTGTTGTGTGGCTTGCTGAGCCTACAGTGAGAATGCGCTTAATGGCTGTCTTGGTGGATGGATGCCGTGGCTTGAGAGGTGGTGGGATGGCTGGTGCGATCCATGGGCACGCACAGCATGGGGATCCCATGGTTCAAGATTTTATGGGCCGCTTGCTGCGGCGAGTGTGCTCACCACTGTTTGAAATGGTCCGGAGCTGGGTGCTTGAGGGTGAATTGGAGGATGTATTTGGCGAGTTCTTCATCCTTGGGCAGCCAGTCAAGGCTGAATCTTTGTGGCGGGAGGGCTACCTTATTCAGTCTGATATGCTACCGTCTTTCATTTCTCCGGTGCTGGCACAACGGATCCTTAGAACGGGGAAGTCAATCAACTTTCTCAGAGTTTGCTGTGATGATAATGGTTGGGCTGAGGCTGCCACTGAGGCCGCAGCCTATGTTGGCACCACAACCAGTCGAGGTGGGCTTGGTTATGGGCAGATTGATGCTTTGGAGGCATTGGTGGTAGAAGCAGCCAAGAGGATTGATCAACGTCTGATGGACGTGATTCATAAGCGATATCGATTTAAAGACCATTGTCTTGCTATCAAGAGGTATTTGCTTCTTGGGCAGGGTGATTTTGTTCAGTATCTCATGGATGTTGTTGGTCCTGAGTTGTCAGAACCAGCCAATAGAATTAGCCCCTTCCACCTTGCTGGCTTGCTTGAAACTGCAATACGTGCATCTGACGCACAATATGATGACCGTGACATCTTGGACCGGATAAAAGTAAAGATGATGGATCACGGAGATGGCGATGTTGGCTGGGATGTCTTCTCCTTGGAGTATGATGCTAGGGTCCCTCTGGACACGGTGTTCATTGCTTCAGTCATGAAGATGTACCTCAAGATATTCAACTTCCTATGGAAGCTTAAGCGTGTTGACCATTCCTTGACTGGAGTCTGGAAGACAATGAAGCCTAATTGCATTCTTTCTTCTCCATTTTACAAGGAAGGGGCAAGCATCAGGGCTCAGTTTGTTTCAGTTCTTCGGAAATGCCAAGTTCTGTTTAATGAAATGAACCATTTTGTGACCAACTTCCAGTACTACATTATGTTTGAGGTCCTAGAGGTTTCCTGGGCTCGTTTTTCAGAAGAAATGGATGCAGCAAAAGATTTAGACGATCTTCTCATGGGACATGATAAGTATCTCACTTCAATTGTCGAGAAGTCTCTCCTGGGCGAGCGGTCCCTGGGAATTTTGAGAAATCTTTTTGCCTTGTTTGACATCATATTACAGTTCCGCAGCCATGCTGATAGGTGGTTTGAACGGATATACGAGTTGCAACTAAGGTTAGATTATTGCAGAAATAGCTAATAACATCTTTCCCTCAAAATCTTTATCACATCTACTGTTTGGTTTACTTTTAAGTTTTCCTTCTTACTGCAGGGGAAAGGGTAAAtcgaaaacaaaaacaaaaaccaAGGAAACAGGTTCATGGCTGGAGGGGGGCAGAAAAGCTATGATTCAACTCGCCGGGGAACTTTTTCTGAAAATGGGTGAAGATTTGGACAGCATTGCAAAAGATTATACAGTTTCTCTTGATTCATTTATCTCCCAGTTGCCCCTGCAGCAGCATGTTGATTTAAAGTTCCTTCTCTTCCGTTTAGACTTCACTGAATACTACAGCCGTGTTTCGTCCAACAAATGAGTGAGTGCTTCTAATGTGGAAGAAATAGGTGTCAGATTTACCTTTTGGTTTGGATTTTTGAGGCATTCTTGTGTATACGGTAGCCCCACTGATTGATATATTGTCAGTTCAACGGCATGAGCACATTCAGCTGTCCTGGGCTGTTGAAGGTAATTTCTAGCTGGGGTTAATACAAATATTCTCAGGTTATTCATCATTGCCAGTATGAGAAATTTCAATTTTGACCTTGTCACTATTCTGGTGCAGATGTTTATCCACCAATGCCATGAAGTTGGAACCTGCGTTATAAGCAATGTTAGTGTACAGAGTTGATGTAAGTTTACCTTGATTTGGCATTTGTTTTGGGTGTATCGGTACACATTTCATTTATCTGCTTTtgtatttttatttatttagattGCACGGAGATTTATCCTTACCAGCTTGTATTCTGTAGTTACAAGAGAATGAGAATCTGATTTGGCTAGTTGCTGTGTTTGCTGGATACCAAAATTGTTACCAAACTATCATAGGATTCCATGTCTACTTATAACTTACAAGGAGAGTTACTTTTTTGTTACCTTAATGCTTTATGTCAAGACATCCTGTTTTCTTTCGAAGATAAAAGTCTTGAGCAATGCCTGGCCATTGGTTACCAACTTATCATACTAGTGATTTTATATTACTGATGTATCTGGAAACGGTCATATTTACTAATTTGTTTATGATAACTTGGACAGTCGTTTCCATGCTTAAAATAACTGAAAAAGTTTGTACGCGGCATCTGCAAGTTTAATCTGAGATGCATGGTGTGGGGACTGCATGTCCAATCGTATCTTCTGTTAACTGGGCAGATCTAAATTGCTATGAAGACCTGAACTAGTTGCTCTGCTCTCATATTTTTTATCTAGCTTTGGAGGTCCGTTACACACGTATATAGTATAATTAAGGGAATTCAACCATTCCCGTAATAGCTTCAAACTGCTAATTTTGGATGTGACGCCTCTGACAATGTACACGGTTTGTGTAACTTGTTTTCGGAACTGGCATGCCACTTGGAACTACCCTCTGTCTCAGAAGGCAAGCTACTTGGTATTCTACTGCAGTTGTGCGCCAGTTTGATTTTTTTTTGTTCGTTACACCATCTACAAATTGCTGTGCAATTTCCTACAATTACCGTTTTAACACAATTCCCATAGTAGCTTCAAACTGCTAATTTTGGATGTCACGCCTCTGACAATGTACACGGTTTGTGTAACCTGTTTTTGGAACTGGCATGCCACTTTTTTTTTGACACCTACTGGCATGCCACTTGGAACTACCCTCTTTCTCAGAAGGCAGGCTACTTGGGTTTCTACTGCAGTTGTGCGCCAGTTTGATTTTTTTGTTCATGTTACACCATTTACAAATTGCTGTGCAATTTCCCAGAATTACCGTTCTAGCACAATATCTTTCTGTAATGTCCGCACGGTTTGTGCCGTTAAATTTACATGTACCCGTGTTCTCTCGCCTGGTAAACAGGTCTGTAGCCGTGTTTCCCATTCATCCGATCCATTGCTGGACAGTGTTCCCCAGAATGACATGGCTATTAGATCAAGTGAATGTTTGAGCTCTGAATCATCAGAACTACTAATGCTGATCAATAGGAAATTGAGTCAGTTGGCCAGTTTATTGTAGATCAACAATAGGGCATCGAGTCTGTTGCCCATCTCTCTGTGCTCCATGTGGCACAACTATAAAGGCCGTCATTTCTTTTTTCGAAATGGTAAAGGCCGTCATTTCTGGCATATCCCTGCTATTATGTGGCAAACTTTGTTGGGCATACATGCCATTTCCCACGGATGTAGCAGTAGGTTTACTACATCTTGTTCCTAGCTAGCTTGGTTACGAAGTTTGCAAATTGCAACCCACTGATCTTATTGATTAATTTGGTCTCTTGATCGGCGAGTGTATTGTGACATCTTCACATCAATCTGCTAACAAAGAGCAGTGTCGAGTGTCGTCTGCAGGAGCTGTCTGCGATTGTGAGTCAGTGTGACGATGAAAAGCGTCAAAGTTTCGAAAGTACCAAATGAAGTAGCTCCATAGTGTTCTTACCTTTTATCCGTTTAAAAAAAATAGTGTTGTTACCTTTCCCCAGGCAGCCCTTGAAATAAAAGGCAGAAGTTCAATACCAAGGACCCCTTTTCATAGATTTTCATCGGATAATTTAGGTTGTTCCTCGTGAAAATCTACGAACATCCCAAGAATCTAAGAAATCTCTTAATTTTTACAAGATGTGGTACTAGACATTCCAGCATTAGCCCATGAACTCACAACATTGTTAGCTCCGCGCCGTGCTTTGGACTGCTTGTGAAGCTCCGAAATGCCCTGCGGTTCGGCAACATTGCTAGGCTTTTGTGGCCCGACTGTGCGCCTGAAGATGTATGCTATTTTCCTGTAATAAAAAACGTGAAGATATGAAGCCAATCCTTTGAAGCCATGTTCTGTTTTCTATTCCTACGTTCGAAAACGTCGCAGGAAAAATTTCCTAGAAAATTTTGTATCCATTGAAACTCCTGCGCGAAATCTCTTTGTTCCCAACGACCTGTTGGCAGATCTGCTCTCAGCTCTGAGCTCTCGGTGGCCACCGCCTGAGCCGAGAAAGCGACATGCGTGAACAGCCACATAAAATATAGTCACTTAGTCAGCAGAGCGACAAGCGAAGGTTCATTAAACTATGCAAACTTTGATGTCGGGCTCTTTCTTAGTCACGCAAGCGTGGAAAGCCCTCCATCCAAAGGGACGAGGAGAAAGGAGAACACGCTCGAGCCAGCACAACAATCACTAGAGACTAGACCGAGCCGAGCAGAGCCGCCCCGCGTCTCGGCCGATCGATGGTATCGGGGACATGGAGGAGGAGCCAGGGCGCGACCCGGCCGGAGCTCGGGGAGCCCGCGCCATGGCCTCGCCCGACGCCGTGAGCTTCTGCTGCCACACCTGCGCCGCCCGGCTGGAGCTCCCCGCCCCGTCCTCCCCCTTCCACTTCACCCTCTGCCCCCGTTGCCGCCGGGACTACCTCGACGACTCCCccgcgctgccgccgcctccaccgccccTGTGCGCCCTACCCTGGCCGCCTGCTCCGTTCACCTCTTCCACGCCACCGCCGGCCCCGTGCGTCTCGTCGTCGTGGTCTTCCTTCACGACGGCGCGGCCGCGGACTCCGGTGTCCCCGCGCACAGGACCCTCGTTTTCCTCCACAGGACCACCGCCTGCGACGTCGAGCGGcagcgccgcctcgccgaccgctcccgtgccgtcctcctaCTGCCCCGAGCGCTCAGCGGCATGTCGGGAATTCCGGCTCCTTTGCGAGCAGCGCCGGTCCTCGCCCGCCGTCTCTCCCCTGTCGTCCCCGTACTCCACCGCCTGCTCCTCCCCTCTGCTGGCGTCGCCGCCtcccccgcccccgccgccgttCCACCACGGCGACGGCGATCTACTATCCGAGTCGTTTCCTTTGACCCTGCGCTCCTCCACCGCCGAGGAGGCCACGTCACCGCCTCATGATCtgcttcctcctccgcctccgcctTGGCTGCCGCTGGCGTCCGCTGGTACATGGGATGAATTCCTATTCAACCACTCCGACTCCGATGATGACAGCCCGCCAcagcctcctccgccgccgccgcatgtCTCTACCTACCATGCCATGCTCGACGTGCCGCTCCAAGTCCAACGCGGCGGGCCACAAGCGGCGGCGGCGTCTATGGCCGCCAACGACAGCGTGTTCGAGTTCGACACGCCTCTCCAACGCGGCGGGTCACAGGCGGCGCCGCCGGAGTCCATCGCCGCCCTGCCCACCGTCGCCGTCACGGAGGCCGGGCTGGACTGCGTCGTCTGCACCGACCCCCTCCCGCCGTCGGCGTCCGCGCTCCGGCTCCCCTGCGGCCACCTGTACCACTCCCACTGCATCGTGAGGTGGCTGTCCGAGCAGAACTCCTGCCCAATCTGCCGAGGCAGCATCCCGACGATCGTCTCCGCCACAAGCGACatcgcgtcgtcgtcgtcgtcgtcatcgtcgcaGCCCCCCGGCGGGAGGCGAAGGCGATCTCTGCCGGTGCCGGGGGGGCGCCGGATCAGAAGGATCTGCAGCCGGCTGCTTCGAAACATGGAAATCGGCCGCGATCGTCAGACGAGCAGCAGCCGCGATCGCCAGACAAACAGCAGCGGCGGCGATGTGCGTGTGTGATGGCCGGCATCGTCCTGCTGCACTCGTACGATCGTCGGTGCCCAGCCATGTAATATTATAATTACAGAACATTATTATCTAGTGTTGATAAGTAAGTACGTTGCCTGTAGTTACAAACTTACAATGGGAGTTTCACACAATCCAAAGTTGTATTACGAAATCATTACATCTGCTGGGAGCCAAATGACTGGAAGAGGTGAGTGACAGGCCACCGAAAGATTTGAAGGAGTTGCTTGCTTACAGATGGTTGTTTTTCTAATTCAGCAACAACCAGAATTTTGTATTTAGTCTTTCATATGATATATAACTGGAGGGTCAAAGTAATGGCACATATTTATGAACTCTATGTGTGTAGACAATTCGCAGGTCCCGGAGCTAGTACAGTCCAGCTCAAATTATCTTTGGGCAACGGAAACCGAGTCCAGAACCTTCTTGAAACCTAGGAGCCGATATACAAGATAAACCAATCAAGAAAGGGTAGCAAAAGCAGCACACATTGATCGACGACCGCTCAGAAAGTGTATAAGGTCTAGGCTGCAACTTCCATCTAATTATAGGTCTTAATACGCATCAGAAGTTCAGAACAGCAACAATAGAGAACTGAAAATGTTTGCCAAAAAAGTACCCCCTCCCTTgtataatataagagcattttttACACTAATGTGAAGTTAAAAACGCTTTTATATTATGttatgggacggagggaataGACAGGACGAGGATCGCAAGAAAGCAAATGAGTAGCTAATCTTCAACGAGTGGGCACGTCCTAACCCAGGGGCATCTGCACCCACTTTTCAAAAAATGCATTTTAAGCATGTTTTAAGAtctcaaaaaaatcaaaaaaaaattccaTGCATACATGTCACAAATGTATGTGTGCGGCACAGTTTTGTGAAAATTGTCCTTTTGTTTTGTCTCCGTAAAAAAAAATCAGTGCTTCTAAATAGCATTCTATGACACAATTTTTTGTCTTTTTGCACACGCCATAAAAAAAAGTTATTTTTCCGCAAAACTTTATGCACGCACATAGAACATGAAGACATACAAGTGCAAcatttttcagatttttttagCATTTAGAAATGTGTTTTTTAAAGTGGGTTCATATGTACCCGGGTTCATCCATACACTTCCCATCTTGAACCGCCAAGTAGCAAGATCACCACAGGCCTCGCCCAGGATGGGAACCACCACCAGTATGCATGTTCGATTTCACCCTAGTAATTCCCTCGCCACATTAAGCATTGGTACAGTAAAATTCCTTGATGGCCCTTTGAGATCTGAAATGTTTGACAAAACGCAACCTTACCTGGCTTTGAAGCGAAGCAGCCCATGAACAAACATGAATGTTACTGACAAATTATGACTTGCCCATGAACAAATATGAATGCATGTTTGTTGTAGAGAAGGAATGAACTCACAGCGCACCCTACATGTCAGGCCCAACCATATGGAATGCAGAAACCAACACAATAATCAGTTGATGAACAAGTGATTCAGAAGGCTGACTACGCATCATGACCTGTTTCATGTGAAAACCTGGCAAAAGGTAATTGAGAATTatagtaggcaaaaacagcatGACCCGTTTCtcaaaaggaaaaagaaaaaaacagcgTGCCACTAGCACATGCCCATTTCACACCATCCAAAAACTGAAGTGCCGACACACTGAAACAAAAGCTCATGACAAAGAGGTTGGGTCGCCAGCTATGCATCATAAGTATTAATTTTGCTCGCAAGAGCTCTTATCATCCTGAATGCAAAGTAAAACACCCTATGTGACTTTTGCTTCAtcgtcattaatcaaatttgtaGGATGGCGACGCTGAGGCATGAACAGAGGAAGTTTCTTTCGTGCCCACGGGAGCAGCATCCGCAACACTCTCTCCAGTAACCATGGTTTGTGAATCCTCCTAAGACATAAACGGATAGTTCAGTGTAAGTACAGGATTAATGTACTTTTATAGACAACTCGCACAAGGCTACAGATTCCAAAGATAGTCGATGAAATAAGATTTGTTACACCAATGCCATCTTCTCATAGTGTACAGCTTGGGCCCACCCACAAATTCAAGGAGAATCACACTGCACTGTGAGGCAGCAATCAAGCTCGGAGTACATGATGCACTTGCTTCAGGCATCATATACCAGCTTCTTTCTTAAGAATGataataaatgtttattagtCAGACATCATATACCAGCTAAGAAAATACTTGCCACTGAAGATTGACTGCATCTAGAAAACTTAGTCACATGAGGACACTAGAATGGCTGATCTAGTGAAAAAGGGAGACCAGTTGACCAGCATCACAGCACTAATCTCGTATGAGTATCATGAAAAATAGCATCTGGTTTTCTTACGAATTTTCATGTATCTCCACATCAATAGGTTGATAGCCCCCATAAAACTCAAGGCTGTGATCTCAACCCTTAATTTAGCTGCAACAGTTGGCTAAGTTGACTTAGGGAGATGAAAATGCACCAATCTAGGACCTTTTGCTCGCATGCTTAATGTTTTTATTAGTattccctccgtaaagaaatatagtagtgatctaaacgctcttatatttctttacagagggagtactaagTAAATCTTACTAGTTTCTGAGGTATGCAAGCAGACACGGCGAAGCAAAACTATGCAAAACTTATTTCCCTGTGTAATATAACCCATACAGTTGCTGCTAAACTAAAAAAACTCAGCAACTTCAGTGCCATGGTGATCCTTTTCAAAAGAAAAACTATGCAAAAGGAAATTAAGTACCGTAATGGAAAAACAAGGTTAGGAACAAACGATAAAATGACTGGCTCAATAAAAATATAAATAGAGTGGACCCAGGATGGATGACTATTCAAGCTAAGAATAAAAGAGGGTCTTGAACTCAATCCACAACAAACAGCCAAAGATAGCATAAATTTCATGGCTTAGCCTCTTGTCAAGTAGACATACTGCTAGTTTCATTGGATTACATTCATTAGACGTAGCTTATGGCTCCACTGTTTCCTTGATATATAAGTATATGAAACTAACACATGACCTTTTCACAGCACCAAAAACTGAAGTACCAACTGATAGGAACTAGGGTTTTGCCCTGCCTAGGGCGTAGGTTGTAGGGAAAAGAGGGAGGTGGGCGAGGGCTGgagcgcggcggccggcggcgaggcgCCGTCCTTGCGGTtcagcggcggcggcgcaagcaggaggcgg
Protein-coding sequences here:
- the LOC125509506 gene encoding gamma-tubulin complex component 3-like → MDDQQAQDLVKELVLRLAPAESGGGGRDAGGALRFAHRLLSSRLAPAVLPDEHAVAEAIKRRLAASGRPDDALAFADLHSKLSARSRPASLWPLLYLLDSLSSHRRGAAAASSCLPNLPTAAPPAAGGKQASRAPGTPAGGVVLVSKDPDNIREIALREYTELVLDETEVSEAALVRDVLYACQGIDGRYVRYDKGSDAYDLPDGVRVPRSTRTLVRKLCEVGWLFRKVRGFISDNVSRLPSHAATEVGTVAQAFCSALQEELSDYYKLLAVLESYSLNPIPTPGSDSGVSGNYLSLRRLVVWLAEPTVRMRLMAVLVDGCRGLRGGGMAGAIHGHAQHGDPMVQDFMGRLLRRVCSPLFEMVRSWVLEGELEDVFGEFFILGQPVKAESLWREGYLIQSDMLPSFISPVLAQRILRTGKSINFLRVCCDDNGWAEAATEAAAYVGTTTSRGGLGYGQIDALEALVVEAAKRIDQRLMDVIHKRYRFKDHCLAIKRYLLLGQGDFVQYLMDVVGPELSEPANRISPFHLAGLLETAIRASDAQYDDRDILDRIKVKMMDHGDGDVGWDVFSLEYDARVPLDTVFIASVMKMYLKIFNFLWKLKRVDHSLTGVWKTMKPNCILSSPFYKEGASIRAQFVSVLRKCQVLFNEMNHFVTNFQYYIMFEVLEVSWARFSEEMDAAKDLDDLLMGHDKYLTSIVEKSLLGERSLGILRNLFALFDIILQFRSHADRWFERIYELQLRGKGKSKTKTKTKETGSWLEGGRKAMIQLAGELFLKMGEDLDSIAKDYTVSLDSFISQLPLQQHVDLKFLLFRLDFTEYYSRVSSNK